aatatgagtgttactaacattttatgtttaaagttatatccaatttgacTACTTTGTTGTAAATTTTACACATGATGGTGTAATCCTATTAATGTAGTAGTCTGCCGCAAAAACACTGATATAAACAAATGTACAGCTCAAatgatacacaagttttaacagaagaattaatgtaagggcttttataaaattataagtttcacatttctgcttttaaaccataaaaaaaattctccccattgacttccattgtaagtgcctcactgtaacctccatttttgatTTTATAAAGATATcgagtcaaaatttatttttgtggtattcaacattatgccacaaatgctgttgatttagcttcacttgtattaaacccagaatattcctttaaataatatttcctTCACTTTGCCTATTCGTGTAGCTAAAATGGTTTGAAATAcatatgctaattaaataaatgaatacatgcaaATACATTGAATTTATATTACAAAAGGCAAAAAAGTGTTAATTTTCTAACATTTTCCAGAAATGTAATACGTTTGTGTCACAGTGATGTAGAACATTGTGAAAGCAGCAAACCTCCTTGTATTCCTGGATTTGGCTCTGCTCAAACATGGAGAACACATTGGAGCTGCCGCCCTCTGCCTGCTGCCTCCTCTTGGCTTTCTTGGGTGCCTATAGACAGTAAACACACGCATCAACATCATCCTTAAATGAGCTGAATATGCACACTTGTACTGAGCTGCATTGATGAACAGATtgcctaaaacaaaacactgCTCAATATTCCACAGCAATAAACATCATCAAATACTATTTTGGCCTATTTTTTCAATGACAATCTATCGTGCCTGTTGCAGATTACAGAGAACTTAGAAAGACaagttttttgtcttgtttggtTTGTGGGTTGGTCATTGAGGAAATGATACGCTGAGCTCTCTATATCAAATGCTTTCAAGGAAGCATGTCTAGTACACCTCAATTTCCTTCCCTTGCCAAATTTATATCTATGAACATAGTGGTGTGTTAGTGAGCGCAGTAGCAATAACTGAATCTTACAGTGATTCTATCTCCCTGATTTATCATgaaatgtatctatctatctatctatctatctatctatctatctatctatctatctatctatctatctatctatctctatctatctatctatctatcaagaatggagtttacatttttttaggaaAGTCTCCTGAGAAACACTCACCATCTCTCAAGGTTTTTTGGGTTGGTCAAAGAGGAGAAGTGTAGACCACGCTGATGTGACTGACATGTTTGTAGTGCCCTTGTGGGGTCTTATATACGGGCTGTGTGTGCTAACTTTAGCTCAAACTTCAGGTTTGGCAGGGAAAGAGAGTGCTGGTGAAAGTGAAAACAGGAGTATGGAGAGCTTCGGGTGTCACCATTCGCTCCTGAGCCAAAATAGGGTTTGCACGCTTTGGAATGAGGTGAATTACGTCCAGTAATTTTGGCCATAGTTTTGTTTACCTTGTGGACAAATATGGCAAAGCCAAGGAGAGTGTTGCTTGCTTGACTGTAGGACTCTGTTTCTTCTCATCTCAAAGTTACATTCATCTACTCTACGTTTGTTGGCCATTTGTAGCTTTATGCAAAAGTTTGTATTTATATATGGACACTGTATGCACTCCGGAAGAgaacatttcaaaacaaacaataGCGTCATTCAACAATATCACAGTATCAACAGACACAACAATAAACTGTTGAACACTGATCTGCTGAAGATAAAGTGTcttcattatatattattataaccaAAAGAAATAACTAAAGGCATCGTTTGGGGATGATATGAGATCATTGtaacataatatactgtaaatgtattttgtcaaaggtatttatatatttgcaaatatatgtttCCAGcgaatttctatatatatatatatatatatatatattaaatttgaactttcaaattttataaaatgtataaaaaaaaatcttgggcAATATAATACATTTCCAATATCATAATACACTGTAGGTAAATCACTTTGTATTAAAGTAATGTAGATACAGTGTGGTGACAATGCACCAGAAAAACACTATTTATATACTAAAGccaatatttatattcatatttataagcttatttttaagatttacacatttaaattaacaAGAAATTTCCATAAAATTGAATTATGTAATCTTTAACCaaatttaattaatacaatttacattttattcaatttCCTTAAATATTCATGCTCAATTCACTTTAATAGAAATGtgttatgaaataaaaatgtaaagaagagtatatcaatatattttctttgaaatatattgttataaaaacAAGTAACAttaacaacctttttttttttgctatattattattattattattattattatatttggattaaagcatctgctaaatgaagaAATGTTAAACATGTAAATGCAAAGCAAACAATGTATGTGGTGTGTATTTTATGTAGATCAGTTAGAAGGAACATTTGATGATTAAACACTTTTCAAAGAGTAAATCACTACATTGGAGAACGTATTGACCCTCTGTAAAGACCAAACCAGTGTTCTGCTGCCCACCCGCTCAACACCATATATGAGACTCAAAGCTGCTTGTTCATCACGAGACCAACACTGAAGCTAAAATCCAGGGGTGTTGAAACTTTATCTCTACAGACGGCTTGACAGCTCAACTCACTCTTTATTTATCTGCGATTACCTGTCTCAAGTTGCTTGCTGAGGACCAATAAGAAAGATCTATCACAAACAAGATCTCTTTGACTTCAGCTTTTCTGCTTCTCTGAAATTTCAGCGGAAAATGACACCAGTTATCTCACATGtctgagtttcagaagagatctcaacaatttCTCAAACTGTACTCAGATTTGTCAAGTTACCCAAGTTTGTACTCAACAACCATCAATCTCAATCTGAACTCAAACACCAAACTctttcaagacaaaaaaaaaacctgctctTAAGCAGTATTTTTGGGTAGAGAGAATCAATTACATGGCTGTAATTTTAtgaaatttgatttttttaattattgaggAGGTGAGAAAGAGACAGAGTTTGAAGATCACTGCAAGAACATAAAGAGAGACAGCTGCAGACCAAAATAACCCAACATCCaccaatttacacacacacacacacacaccaatctgAACAAATGAACCAATCCCAAGTGTGGGATCCTCCTGATCCTCTCCAGCATAActttccaacacacacacacatacactttcacTAATGTCTGCTATGTTCTGCCCTGTAAGCGCATGACCTTTTCACCCCATCACCTGTGACCCCCATCACTGGGTCATCCAGCACTGACTCTTTCTTCATGTACCACCTATAAGTCAAATACCCCAAGATCAAAGAACAGATTGTTGTACTTTTACATCATTCAATACTTCACTATGCTCATCATTTGCCAGTTGCTTAAAATTACATGAGCCTTTAATTATTAATGAGACTCGAGTCGTGCATTTTTCTTATATACATTTAAGTCACTGAAAAAAAAACTCGTCTTATGGagtatgtttgtcttttttttcaggaaaatatctaaacatccttaaatcaagaaaaaaattatacttgAAAAGAAGAACGGCATAATATATAGGGTGCAGTGCAAAGCCTTTCTGTGGTTGTGTAAAGCACAAGTGGCCGTGGGTGTATACGTGTTAATGAAGTTGGCAATTTGCTATTTCCTAAGAAATAGTTAACTGCACTAAAATGTTTTAGGACCATGTCTattttcagcgcaaagtctaaattcagttttaattgcagtttggagattccaccagcaggtggcaaTAAAGTTAATGTCAAAACTTTGAAAGTTCAgttgaacatcaaattatgtccattaCAATCACGGTTgtagccgttttatgaaacaaaacttttgcattataaattgttctccctgcccagtaggtgatgatatgctcgaagaatgtgaatcgctcaaaagaaaagaatgtgaaagtgaaagtggagatttatagtaaaaaaggatttaaatatgaatcagtttctcacccacacctatcatatcacttctgaagaaattgatttaaccactggagtcacatggataacttttaagctgcctttatgtgattttggagcttcaacattttggtcaacattgacttgtattgtatggacctacagagctgaaatattcttaaaatctacatttgtgttcatcagaagaaagaacgtcTTACACATCcaggaaggcatgagggtgagtaaatgggagaattttcatttttgggtgaactattccttttaatggACTGCACTTCTATCCTTCACAACCTCATTGTCATATATTGCATCAACTCAAATACAGTGGCTACCCTAACAAAGGTTTATGTATCTACAGTATTAAACACAGCATGAGATTATGCTTATAATGAgtgttaaaatattaattattggcACAGATTTCCCAAAACTCATGCTTTCATTGCACTCTAAGAACCTAATAtgatttaaacagtaaaatatgGGTCTTGAGTGCTTCAACAATACTTCAACTAAAAAAGTAACActgaaaataaacatgtttttttccaTGACAATCCCTCTTTAGGCATATGACTCAATCTCGCAGAGGCACCTTTCCTTTATTCATTCATCCTAAATCGATAAATTTCCCCTCTATTGTCTCTcccctcctcttcttcttccaaTCAGCTATCAGATCTCTCACTTCCTTCCCATAAGCTTCATGCAGTTTACTGAAATCATTTGCGAGATCAGACTGCTCCCCTAGAGGAGGGGCTGTGGCATTGCCGGGCGTCACATTAGTGTGTCTCATCGGCCACAGCTTGGATGATTTCTTGTTGGCTGTTTTGTTGGTTGTGGGTGGGGCCTGTAGGAGGTTGTTGCTGGATGTTGCAGGTTGTCCTGATGCGCTCTGTGTGTAGAACACTGATCCAGATTTCTGTGAATGAGCCATGCTTTCTGCTGTTACAGAGAAGCAGTCCAATGCTTCAACGCCTGCCGCCTTGGCTGCCTCTACAGAACGATATGCAAGACAATTCAAGTTTAATCCTTCAAACgcttaaatgcaatttaaaattttgatttttaatcagattaaaacaataattcttctttaaaaatgcatgttaataTTCTTCTACATATGTATGTTGATGTTGTGAATCATTCCTTTCAGttataatgtgtttttgtatttcattACCTTTTAAGTACCTCTTTGTTTCACTCATTAACGGACAAACCCCCCAACAgagtcatataaactatcatattatgattaattaagttgtttaaatgattttaagtaACATTATGTGAAAATGGTGCAAGATtc
This window of the Xyrauchen texanus isolate HMW12.3.18 chromosome 40, RBS_HiC_50CHRs, whole genome shotgun sequence genome carries:
- the LOC127633117 gene encoding sesquipedalian-1-like, whose translation is MKVHGKILHQYLLSSSPVDKEGFIYKKGELNTSYQKRWFTLKGNLLFYRDRPADRDVLGVIVLEGCSVQLCESDEQFAFSLVFSEPGLRTYKFSAGDELSQEGWVKALLSAQHGFLRVLLTDLRQQYLEAAKAAGVEALDCFSVTAESMAHSQKSGSVFYTQSASGQPATSSNNLLQAPPTTNKTANKKSSKLWPMRHTNVTPGNATAPPLGEQSDLANDFSKLHEAYGKEVRDLIADWKKKRRGETIEGKFIDLG